One genomic window of Chelonoidis abingdonii isolate Lonesome George chromosome 5, CheloAbing_2.0, whole genome shotgun sequence includes the following:
- the LOC116829268 gene encoding uncharacterized protein LOC116829268 has protein sequence MPKKKAVAPLSSLCLGNVARHMQSVWVKDYSENYLDEYQFRYVMGPFNELAGCLVQDLLQLLGESRRLSRAALHLLLLPHLTELNLRSCPGLVSNAITQLITVRCKNLSSLDLKGCSRVQTASLVDLLEGLPRLTKLGLAETQANTQVLAAVGSCCRHLRELDVSHCQKVAPDSLLHLAYDQTESALCCPALRVLLAQGIEPKATSQDLVRALAFLLLALPSLEFLANSHLREALCLIHTQQFSGTQGLLGFPSLEELAQCRQGAHAAGGDSWLTLPLRRVEEVEEPFLPIFCSVCPEVAEAAVSLSDGPGTSWGSLAWSRLTQLAVHCTGHRGRGLAEMLPMAQGLGAQLQSLSLHGFSYDDEFSFCALLNCCCNLAAFSSHLSAPAGPMRPADAVPNGEPAAEPQEWELDLLRHPFPKLRHFSLGLSSSCEPLPSQHATVLRASLASLLSHSPRLETLALLSIPFSLDSVFQKVLAAPGAALCNLRELSLAESLVSSPTLHCLLALDNGLSSLNLAGCPAVHRRDYDQLLRTVRRERLELDITWQ, from the exons ATGCCCAAGAAGAAAGCCGTAGCACCGCTGAGCAGCTTGTGCCTGGGCAACGTGGCCAGGCACATGCAGAGCGTGTGGGTGAAGGATTACAGCGAGAACTACCTCGATGAGTACCAGTTCCGCTACGTCATGGGGCCCTTCAACGAGCTGG CCGGCTGCTTAGTCCAGGACCTGCTCCAGCTACTGGGCGAGAGTCGGCGCCTGTCGCGGGCCGCACTccacctgctgctcctgccccatctgACGGAGCTGAACCTGCGCTCCTGTCCGGGCCTGGTCAGCAATGCCATCACCCAGCTGATCACGGTGCGGTGCAAG AACTTGTCCTCCCTGGACCTCAAGGGCTGCAGCCGGGTGCAGACGGCCTCGCTGGTGGACCTGCTGGAAGGCCTGCCGCGTCTGACCAAGCTGGGCCTGGCGGAGACACAGGCCAACACGCAGGTGCTGGCGGCTGTGGGCTCCTGCTGCCGGCACCTGCGGGAGCTGGACGTCTCGCACTGCCAGAAGGTGGCGCCGGACTCCCTGCTGCACCTGGCCTACGACCAGACCGAGAGTGCCCTGTGCTGCCCTGCGCTGCgggtgctgctggcccaggggatAGAGCCCAAGGCCACCAGCCAGGACTTAGTCAGAGCCCTGGCCTttctgctgctggctctgcccagcctggagttcctggccaacagccacctgAGGGAGGCCCTGTGTCTCATTCACACACAGCAGTTCAGCGGCACGCAGGGCTTGCTGGGATTCCCCTCGCTGGAAGAGCTGGCCCAGTGCAGACAGGGTGCCCATGCAGCCGGGGGCGACTCCTGGCTCACGTTGCCACTCAGGcgggtggaggaggtggaggagccctTCCTCCCCATCTTCTGCTCCGTGTGCCCGGAGGTGGCGGAGGCAGCCGTGTCTCTCAGCGACGgccctggcaccagctggggcagccTGGCCTGGAGCCGCCTCACCCAGCTCGCCGTGCACTGCACGGGGCACCGGGGCCGGGGGCTGGCCGAGATGCTTCCCATGGCTCAGggcctgggagcccagctgcagtcCCTCTCCCTCCACGGCTTCTCCTACGATGACGAGTTTTCCTTCTGCGCcctgctgaactgctgctgcaaCCTCGCTGCCTTCAGCAGCCACCTGAGCGCCCCCGCGGGGCCCATGCGGCCGGCCGACGCTGTGCCCAACGGGGAGCCTGCCGCGGAGCCGCAGGAGTGGGAGCTGGACCTGCTccgccaccccttccccaagctcCGGCACTTCAGCTTGGGCCTGTCCAGCTCATGTGagcctctcccttcccagcaTGCCACTGTTCTGCGGGCGAGCCTGGCCTCGCTACTCAGCCACTCCCCCCGCCTGGAgacgctggccctgctcagcatCCCCTTCTCCCTGGACAGCGTGTTCCAGAAGGTGCTGGCTGCCCCCGGCGCCGCCCTCTGCAATCTCCGAGAGCTGTCGCTGGCCGAGAGTCTGGTGTCCAGTCCGACCCTGCACTGCCTGCTGGCCCTGGACAATGGGCTCAGCTCCCTGAACCTGGCCGGCTGCCCGGCCGTCCACCGTCGCGACTACGACCAGCTGCTCCGCACCGTCCGCAGGGAGAGGCTGGAGCTGGACATCACATGGCAGTGA